The proteins below are encoded in one region of Lagenorhynchus albirostris chromosome 7, mLagAlb1.1, whole genome shotgun sequence:
- the ZBTB5 gene encoding zinc finger and BTB domain-containing protein 5 isoform X1, which translates to MDFPGHFEQIFQQLNYQRLHGQLCDCVIVVGNRHFKAHRSVLAACSTHFRALFSVAEGDQTMNMIQLDSEVVTAEAFAALIDMMYTSTLMLGESNVMDVLLAASHLHLNSVVKACKHYLTTRTLPMSPPTERVQEQSARMQRSFMLQQLGLSIVSSALNSSQSGEEQPAPMSSSMRSNLDQRTPFPMRRLHKRKQSAEERARQRLRPTLDESAISDVTPENGPGVHSREEFFSPDSLKIVDNPKADGMTDTQDDSAIIFDRPFGAQEDAQVPSQSDNSTGNVTQLSMASRATQVEASFEQEATPEKSGFQCENPEAGLGEKEHMRVVVKSEPLSSPEPQDEVSDVTSQAEGSESVEVEGVVVSAEKIDLSPESSDRSFSDPQSSTDRVGDIHILEVTNNLEHKSTFSISNFLNKSRGSNFSANQNNDDNIPNTTSDCRLEGEAPYLLSPEAGPAGGPSSAPGSHMENPFSEPTDAHFVRPMQEVMGLPCVQTSGYQGGEQFGMDFSRSGLGLHSSFSRVMMSSPRGGASNFPYYRRIAPKMPVVTSVRSSQIPENSASSQLMMNAATSSFENGHPSQPGPPQLTRASADVLSKCKKALSEHNVLVVEGARKYACKICCKTFLTLTDCKKHIRVHTDFGGWCSLTHLTQRQTRCLLHFFTFMPHMASFPGLDYCFQMWGRRLEAVGSPVRFSCVWRIVSSHALT; encoded by the exons ATGGATTTTCCTGGCCACTTTGAACAGATCTTCCAGCAGCTGAACTACCAGAGACTTCACGGCCAGCTCTGTGATTGTGTCATTGTAGTGGGGAACAGACATTTCAAAGCCCACCGCTCGGTACTAGCAGCATGCAGTACACATTTCCGAGCCCTGTTCTCTGTGGCAGAGGGAGATCAGACCATGAACATGATCCAGTTGGATAGCGAGGTAGTGACAGCGGAGGCCTTTGCCGCACTGATTGACATGATGTATACCTCCACCCTCATGCTGGGGGAGAGCAATGTTATGGATGTCTTATTGGCAGCCTCTCACCTGCACTTGAACTCTGTTGTTAAGGCATGTAAACATTACCTAACGACAAGGACGCTGCCCATGTCTCCCCCCACCGAGCGCGTTCAGGAGCAGAGTGCCCGCATGCAGCGCTCCTTTATGCTGCAGCAGCTGGGACTGAGCATCGTGAGCTCAGCCCTCAATTCCAGCCAGAGTGGTGAGGAGCAGCCGGCCCCCATGAGCTCCTCGATGCGCAGTAACCTGGACCAGCGGACACCGTTCCCCATGAGACGCCTGCATAAGCGCAAGCAGTCTGCAGAGGAGCGGGCCAGACAGCGGCTCCGACCCACCCTGGATGAGTCTGCCATCTCCGACGTTACGCCAGAGAATGGGCCGGGGGTTCATTCTCGGGAGGAGTTCTTTTCACCAGATTCTCTGAAGATCGTGGATAACCCTAAAGCTGACGGGATGACCGACACCCAGGACGACAGCGCCATCATATTTGACCGGCCCTTTGGTGCTCAAGAAGATGCCCAGGTGCCCAGCCAGTCCGACAACAGCACCGGCAACGTGACCCAGCTCTCCATGGCCTCCCGCGCCACTCAGGTCGAGGCTAGTTTTGAGCAGGAAGCCACACCTGAGAAAAGTGGTTTTCAGTGCGAAAACCCTGAGGCTGGCCTTGGTGAGAAGGAGCACATGAGAGTGGTGGTTAAATCTGAGCCCCTGAGCTCTCCTGAGCCTCAGGATGAAGTGAGCGACGTGACCTCCCAAGCGGAAGGCAGCGAATcggtggaggtggagggagtgGTGGTCAGTGCCGAGAAGATAGACCTCAGCCCCGAGAGCAGCGACCGGAGTTTTTCAGATCCCCAGTCTAGCACTGACCGGGTAGGAGACATCCATATTTTGGAAGTCACAAATAACCTAGAACATAAATCCACTTTTAGCATTTCAAATTTTCTTAACAAGAGCAGAGGAAGTAACTTTAGTGCAAATCAGAACAATGACGATAATATCCCAAACACCACTAGTGACTGCAGGCTGGAGGGGGAGGCCCCTTATCTGTTGAGTCCAGAGGCTGGGCCTGCAGGCGGgccctcctcagcccctggctCTCACATGGAGAACCCGTTCAGCGAACCCACAGATGCTCACTTCGTCAGGCCTATGCAGGAAGTGATGGGCCTGCCATGTGTGCAGACCTCAGGCTACCAAGGAGGAGAACAGTTTGGGATGGATTTTTCCAGGTCTGGTCTGGGGTTGCATTCCTCCTTCTCCAGGGTAATGATGAGCTCCCCTAGAGGTGGAGCCAGTAACTTTCCATACTACCGCCGCATAGCTcccaaaatgccagtggtaaCGTCAGTCAGGAGCTCACAGATCCCAGAGAACTCTGCCAGTTCCCAGCTAATGATGAACGCGGCCACATCCTCATTTGAAAATGGCCACCCTTCGCAGCCCGGCCCCCCGCAGTTGACGAGGGCATCTGCTGACGTCCTGTCAAAGTGCAAGAAGGCCTTATCGGAGCACAACGTCTTAGTCGTAGAGGGGGCTCGCAAGTATGCCTGCAAAATCTGCTGCAAGACTTTCCTGACCTTGACAGATTGCAAGAAGCACATCCGTGTTCACACAG ATTTCGGGGGCTGGTGCAGCCTGACACATCTCACCCAACGACAAACCCGTTGTCTGCTTCACTTCTTCACATTCATGCCACATATGGCATCTTTCCCGGGCCTAGATTACTGTTTTCAG ATGTGGGGGAGACGGCTGGAGGCTGTGGGATCACCTGTGAGGTTCAGCTGTGTGTGGCGAATTGTTAGCAGTCATGCTCTGACTTGA
- the ZBTB5 gene encoding zinc finger and BTB domain-containing protein 5 isoform X2, which translates to MDFPGHFEQIFQQLNYQRLHGQLCDCVIVVGNRHFKAHRSVLAACSTHFRALFSVAEGDQTMNMIQLDSEVVTAEAFAALIDMMYTSTLMLGESNVMDVLLAASHLHLNSVVKACKHYLTTRTLPMSPPTERVQEQSARMQRSFMLQQLGLSIVSSALNSSQSGEEQPAPMSSSMRSNLDQRTPFPMRRLHKRKQSAEERARQRLRPTLDESAISDVTPENGPGVHSREEFFSPDSLKIVDNPKADGMTDTQDDSAIIFDRPFGAQEDAQVPSQSDNSTGNVTQLSMASRATQVEASFEQEATPEKSGFQCENPEAGLGEKEHMRVVVKSEPLSSPEPQDEVSDVTSQAEGSESVEVEGVVVSAEKIDLSPESSDRSFSDPQSSTDRVGDIHILEVTNNLEHKSTFSISNFLNKSRGSNFSANQNNDDNIPNTTSDCRLEGEAPYLLSPEAGPAGGPSSAPGSHMENPFSEPTDAHFVRPMQEVMGLPCVQTSGYQGGEQFGMDFSRSGLGLHSSFSRVMMSSPRGGASNFPYYRRIAPKMPVVTSVRSSQIPENSASSQLMMNAATSSFENGHPSQPGPPQLTRASADVLSKCKKALSEHNVLVVEGARKYACKICCKTFLTLTDCKKHIRVHTGEKPYACLKCGKRFSQSSHLYKHSKTTCLRWQSSNLPSTLL; encoded by the coding sequence ATGGATTTTCCTGGCCACTTTGAACAGATCTTCCAGCAGCTGAACTACCAGAGACTTCACGGCCAGCTCTGTGATTGTGTCATTGTAGTGGGGAACAGACATTTCAAAGCCCACCGCTCGGTACTAGCAGCATGCAGTACACATTTCCGAGCCCTGTTCTCTGTGGCAGAGGGAGATCAGACCATGAACATGATCCAGTTGGATAGCGAGGTAGTGACAGCGGAGGCCTTTGCCGCACTGATTGACATGATGTATACCTCCACCCTCATGCTGGGGGAGAGCAATGTTATGGATGTCTTATTGGCAGCCTCTCACCTGCACTTGAACTCTGTTGTTAAGGCATGTAAACATTACCTAACGACAAGGACGCTGCCCATGTCTCCCCCCACCGAGCGCGTTCAGGAGCAGAGTGCCCGCATGCAGCGCTCCTTTATGCTGCAGCAGCTGGGACTGAGCATCGTGAGCTCAGCCCTCAATTCCAGCCAGAGTGGTGAGGAGCAGCCGGCCCCCATGAGCTCCTCGATGCGCAGTAACCTGGACCAGCGGACACCGTTCCCCATGAGACGCCTGCATAAGCGCAAGCAGTCTGCAGAGGAGCGGGCCAGACAGCGGCTCCGACCCACCCTGGATGAGTCTGCCATCTCCGACGTTACGCCAGAGAATGGGCCGGGGGTTCATTCTCGGGAGGAGTTCTTTTCACCAGATTCTCTGAAGATCGTGGATAACCCTAAAGCTGACGGGATGACCGACACCCAGGACGACAGCGCCATCATATTTGACCGGCCCTTTGGTGCTCAAGAAGATGCCCAGGTGCCCAGCCAGTCCGACAACAGCACCGGCAACGTGACCCAGCTCTCCATGGCCTCCCGCGCCACTCAGGTCGAGGCTAGTTTTGAGCAGGAAGCCACACCTGAGAAAAGTGGTTTTCAGTGCGAAAACCCTGAGGCTGGCCTTGGTGAGAAGGAGCACATGAGAGTGGTGGTTAAATCTGAGCCCCTGAGCTCTCCTGAGCCTCAGGATGAAGTGAGCGACGTGACCTCCCAAGCGGAAGGCAGCGAATcggtggaggtggagggagtgGTGGTCAGTGCCGAGAAGATAGACCTCAGCCCCGAGAGCAGCGACCGGAGTTTTTCAGATCCCCAGTCTAGCACTGACCGGGTAGGAGACATCCATATTTTGGAAGTCACAAATAACCTAGAACATAAATCCACTTTTAGCATTTCAAATTTTCTTAACAAGAGCAGAGGAAGTAACTTTAGTGCAAATCAGAACAATGACGATAATATCCCAAACACCACTAGTGACTGCAGGCTGGAGGGGGAGGCCCCTTATCTGTTGAGTCCAGAGGCTGGGCCTGCAGGCGGgccctcctcagcccctggctCTCACATGGAGAACCCGTTCAGCGAACCCACAGATGCTCACTTCGTCAGGCCTATGCAGGAAGTGATGGGCCTGCCATGTGTGCAGACCTCAGGCTACCAAGGAGGAGAACAGTTTGGGATGGATTTTTCCAGGTCTGGTCTGGGGTTGCATTCCTCCTTCTCCAGGGTAATGATGAGCTCCCCTAGAGGTGGAGCCAGTAACTTTCCATACTACCGCCGCATAGCTcccaaaatgccagtggtaaCGTCAGTCAGGAGCTCACAGATCCCAGAGAACTCTGCCAGTTCCCAGCTAATGATGAACGCGGCCACATCCTCATTTGAAAATGGCCACCCTTCGCAGCCCGGCCCCCCGCAGTTGACGAGGGCATCTGCTGACGTCCTGTCAAAGTGCAAGAAGGCCTTATCGGAGCACAACGTCTTAGTCGTAGAGGGGGCTCGCAAGTATGCCTGCAAAATCTGCTGCAAGACTTTCCTGACCTTGACAGATTGCAAGAAGCACATCCGTGTTCACACAGGTGAAAAACCCTACGCCTGCCTCAAGTGCGGCAAGAGGTTCAGTCAGTCCAGCCACCTGTACAAACACTCGAAGACCACCTGCCTGCGCTGGCAGAGCAGCAACCTTCCCAGCACTTTGCTCTAA